Sequence from the Kineosporia succinea genome:
AGGGCGAGCTGTACCAGTAGTACCCCGGGCCGTCGAGGTTCAGGCTCGCCCGGCCCTTGGAGTGGTTGACCAGCCAGATGAACTTCTTGTCACCGTTACTGGGCAGCAGCGCGCAGTGCGTGTTCTGGTCGTCGTTGATCAGCTCGAGATCCAGGTCGCCGCCGTGCGGGAGCACCAGAATGGACGGGTCCCAGCAGATCTCGTCGGGGTTGATGCGGACGGTGGCCTTCATCCGCCCGTCCGCGCCCTCGCTGGCCTGGGCGATGTTGCCGGTGTTGAGCAGCTTTCCGAGCGCGGCCTTGTTCTGGGCGTCCAGTCCGAGATTCTCCAGCAGCGCGTCTCGATCGTTCAGGGTCGTCATCGACCTCAGCTCCTGATCCGGTTCATGCCGTGGAACCGCTGTGAAATGCTGTTTCGGCGGGAACGTTACGTGCCCGCAACACGGCCGACAAGGACGTGCCTCACAGCCCGCCGTCACCACCGCTCGCCCGGGATCGGCTACCGTTCGTCAGCGCCCGAGCTCCATCACCTTGTGCCAGGCGGCCACGAAGTCCCGCACGAAGAGCTCGAGCGCGTCGTCGGCGGCGTACTGCTCGGCGACGGCCCGCAGTTCGGCGTGGGCCCCGAACACCAGGTCGGCGCGGCTGGCACCCCAGCGGGCCTCGCCCCGTACACGGCCCTCAAAAGTGCCGTCGGGCCGAGGAAACCATTCGGTCTCGTGGTCGAGCAGATTCACGAAGAAGTCGTTGCTCAGCACACCCGGCCGGTCGGTGAGCACACCGAGCGACGAATGCCCCGCCACCGCGCCCAGTGATCTCAGACCGCCGAGCAGCACGGTCGTCTCGGCGACATCGAGCGTCAGCAGTGCCGCGCGGTCGATCAGCAGATGTTCCGAGGGCCGGCGCGCCTGTCGCCCGCGATAGTTGCGGAATCCGTCGGCGACCGGTTCCAGCCAGCCGAAGGATTCCTCGTCGGTCCACTCCGGCAGCGCGTCCGTACGGCCCGCCCGGAACGGCACCGCGACCTCCACCCCGGCCGCCGCCGCGGCCCGCTCGAGGGCCGCGCAGCCCGCGAGCACGATCAGGTCGGCCGTGGAAATCACGTCCCCACCGACCGACTCGCGGATCCCCGCCAGGGTGACCAGCACGTCCGCAAGCCGTTCGGGATCGTTGACCTCCCACCCCCGCTGCGGGGCGAGCCCCACCCGCCCACCGTTCGCCCCGCCCCGCCGGTCGCTGCTGCGGAACGTGGACGCCGAGGCCCAGGCCGCGAGCACGAGATCGGCCCCGGACCGGTCGGAGGCGAGAACCCGTTGCTTGATCCCCGCCACCAGGTCGGGGGCGGGATCACCGGCGGCGGGCGCCGGAACCGGATCCTGCCAGAGCAGTGTCTCGGCCGGGACCAGCGACCCCAGATACCGTGACCGCGGCCCCAGATCGAGGTGCGTCAGCTTGAACCAGGCCCGTGCGAACGCGTCCGCCAGCTCCGGCGGGTGCTCGAGGAACCGGCGCGCGATCGGCTCGTAGACCGGGTCGAAACGCAGGGCCAGATCGGTGGTCAGGAAGGTCGGTGCGTGAAAGAGGTTCGGGTCGTGGGCGTCCGGCACCGTGCCCGCGCCACCACCGGCCCGGGGCGTCCACTGCCACAGCCCGGCCGGGCTGAGCGCCACGTCCCACTCGAAGCCGAACAGGTTCTCCAGAAAGCTGTTGTCCCAGGTTGTCGGGGTTTTCGTCCACGTCCCCTCGAGTCCGCTGGTGATGGTGTCCCCACCCTTACCCGCGCCGTGGGTGCTGCGCCAGCCCAGTCCCTGGTGTTCGAGACGAGCGGCCGCCGGTTCCGGGCCGAGGTGCTTCTCCGGGTCGGCGGCGCCGTGCGTCTTGCCGAACGAGTGCCCACCGGCGATCAGCGCGACGGTCTCGGTGTCGTTCATCCCCATGCGCGCGAACGACTGGCGGATGTCGCGCGCCGACATCACCGGGTCGGGCACCGTGTTCGGCCCCTCCGGATTCACGTAGATGAGCCCCATCTGATCTGCGGCCAGCGGTTTCTCGAGATCCCGCACCCCCTCGTGCCGCTCGTCGCCGAGCCATGACCGCTCCGGTCCCCAGTACACGTCGTCCGGTTCGAGCACCTCCTCACGCCCGCCGGCGTAGCCGAACGTCTCGAAGCCCATCGACTCGAGCGCGCGGTTGCCCGCGAAGACCATCAGGTCCGG
This genomic interval carries:
- a CDS encoding MSMEG_3727 family PQQ-associated protein, coding for MTTLNDRDALLENLGLDAQNKAALGKLLNTGNIAQASEGADGRMKATVRINPDEICWDPSILVLPHGGDLDLELINDDQNTHCALLPSNGDKKFIWLVNHSKGRASLNLDGPGYYWYSSPSGNDEGRGLTAVIVVLGDVPPEARLDRPDQPRPF
- the katG gene encoding catalase/peroxidase HPI translates to MGLPPSTPDRRPKASTSATDWWPDHLDLRALRRPARPPFDYPAAFATVDLDELAADVDAVLTSSQEWWPADFGHYGPLVLRMVWHCAGTYRRADGRGGASAGLQRFAPVDSWPDNRNLDKPRRLLWPVKKKYGRRISWPDLMVFAGNRALESMGFETFGYAGGREEVLEPDDVYWGPERSWLGDERHEGVRDLEKPLAADQMGLIYVNPEGPNTVPDPVMSARDIRQSFARMGMNDTETVALIAGGHSFGKTHGAADPEKHLGPEPAAARLEHQGLGWRSTHGAGKGGDTITSGLEGTWTKTPTTWDNSFLENLFGFEWDVALSPAGLWQWTPRAGGGAGTVPDAHDPNLFHAPTFLTTDLALRFDPVYEPIARRFLEHPPELADAFARAWFKLTHLDLGPRSRYLGSLVPAETLLWQDPVPAPAAGDPAPDLVAGIKQRVLASDRSGADLVLAAWASASTFRSSDRRGGANGGRVGLAPQRGWEVNDPERLADVLVTLAGIRESVGGDVISTADLIVLAGCAALERAAAAAGVEVAVPFRAGRTDALPEWTDEESFGWLEPVADGFRNYRGRQARRPSEHLLIDRAALLTLDVAETTVLLGGLRSLGAVAGHSSLGVLTDRPGVLSNDFFVNLLDHETEWFPRPDGTFEGRVRGEARWGASRADLVFGAHAELRAVAEQYAADDALELFVRDFVAAWHKVMELGR